One segment of Macaca fascicularis isolate 582-1 chromosome 2, T2T-MFA8v1.1 DNA contains the following:
- the TSEN2 gene encoding tRNA-splicing endonuclease subunit Sen2 isoform X4: MAEAVFHAPKRKRRVYETYESPLPIPFGQDHSPQKEFKIFRAEMINNNVIVRNAEDIEQLYGKGYFGKGILSRSRPNFTISDPKLVAKWKDVKTNMPIITSKRYQHSVEWAAELMRRQGQDESTVCRILKDYTKPLEHPPVKRNEEAQVYDELNSGMVSNMEGTARGERPSVVNGDSGKSGGMGDPSEPLGCLQEGSGCNPTTDGFEKSVRKDAAPLPQVCCCKQDALILQCGPHHEDSSQHVGLLHAGDRGPDHEYVLVEEVECAMSEREDAPNEELVQRNRLICRRNPYRIFEYLQLSLEEILDC; the protein is encoded by the exons ATGGCAGAAGCAGTTTTCCATGCCccgaagaggaaaagaagagtgTATGAGACTTACGAGTCTCCATTGCCAATCCCTTTTGGTCAGGACCATAGTCCTCAGAAAGAATTCAAGATATTCCGTGCTGAAATGATTAACAACAATGTGATTGTGAGGAATGCAGAGGACATTGAGCAGCTCTATGGGAAA GGTTATTTTGGAAAAGGTATTCTTTCAAGAAGCCGTCCAAACTTCACAATTTCAGATCCTAAACTGGTTGCTAAATGGAAAG ATGTGAAGACAAACATGCCTATCATCACATCAAAGAG GTATCAGCATAGCGTTGAGTGGGCGGCAGAGCTGATGCGTAGACAGGGGCAGGATGAGAGTACAGTGTGCAGAATCCTCAAGGATTACACGAAACCGCTTGAGCATCCTCCTGTGAAAAGGAACGAAGAGGCTCAAGTGTATGACGAGCTTAACTCTGGAATGGTTTCTAACATGGAAGGCACAGCAAGGGGAGAGAGACCTTCTGTGGTAAACGGGGACTCTGGAAAGTCAGGTGGTATGGGTGATCCCAGTGAGCCATTAGGCTGCCTGCAGGAGGGCTCTGGGTGCAACCCAACAACAGACGGCTTTGAGAAAAGTGTGAGAAAGGACGCTGCACCTCTGCCCCAAGTCTGTTGCTGCAAACAAGATGCTCTCATCCTCCAGTGTGGCCCTCACCATGAGGACAGCAGCCAGCACGTCGGCCTCCTGCATGCTGGGGACAGGGGGCCTGACCATGAGTACGTGCTCGTCGAGGAAGTGGAGTGTGCCATGAGCGAGAGGGAGGATGCCCCAAATGAGGAA ttGGTGCAAAGAAACAGATTAATATGCAGAAGAAATCCATATAGGATCTTTGAGTATTTGCAACTCAGCCTAGAAGAG ATTTTAGATtgctag